Proteins encoded by one window of Labrus bergylta chromosome 2, fLabBer1.1, whole genome shotgun sequence:
- the LOC109996675 gene encoding saxitoxin and tetrodotoxin-binding protein 2 has product MLSGVMAAQLVVALLALTSLCAAAPHLDCKELVKPLVLDNHSPIYGKWVLHVASWDEPGLKHDLVAVNSSWVELSSSSDSSLITIYWADRLGDKCLQGLANASVSGMTSHTTFAINGHTSYHDGKYYETCADCLLSEDTTLLPDGKSKGRYLFLFTKTGNLEQSELDTFKKQAECLNFLPEYFFGTTDLCPDARKAAAADDEETTEAEVQPPEN; this is encoded by the exons ATGCTTTCTGGAGTCATGGCTGCACAGCTGGTTGTCGCTCTCCTGGCTCTCACCTCCCTGTGCGCTGCTGCGCCTCACCTGGACTGTAAAGAGCTGGTGAAGCCTCTGGTACTGGACAACCACAGCCCT attTATGGAAAGTGGGTGCTCCATGTGGCATCATGGGATGAGCCTGGTTTGAAGCATGACCTGGTGGCAGTAAACTCATCATGGGTGGAACTGTCCTCTTCATCAGACAGCAGCCTCATCACCATCTACTGGGCCGACCGCCT GGGAGACAAATGCCTTCAGGGTCTAGCCAATGCCTCGGTCTCTGGAATGACGAGTCACACCACGT TTGCTATCAACGGTCACACTTCATATCATGATGGGAAGTACTATGAGACCTGCGCTGACTGCCTCCTTTCTGAAGACACCACCCTCCTCCCTGACGGCAAGTCAAAGGGAAGAtaccttttccttttca CAAAGACCGGCAATCTGGAGCAATCTGAGCTGGACACCTTTAAGAAGCAGGCAGAGTGTCTCAACTTCCTCCCAGAGTACTTCTTTGGAACCACAG atcTGTGTCCAGATGCCAggaaagctgctgctgctgatgatgaagaGACCACTGAAGCTGAAGTCCAGCCTCCTGAAAACTAA